The genomic window AAACGACGCAGTGGCCAAATGGTTCACGGTATACAACCACAGCGCCACAATCACCACCGCAAAAACATCATCCACTTTACCGCAGAGACGTCAACGCACGCGCTCGACATGCGGGTTTTTTTCCCCCACGCGTTACCTTTGTAGCTTGTTTCCAGGCAAAACAGAAATGGTTTATGGTCTATGCGCAGGTGCCAGGCTCCATGTAACggtaaaaatgtgaataattcAAACACATAGAGTGACAGCCGCGTTACACGAGTGGATGGGTCTTACCTGGTTGCGTGGCGTCTCTCGGCTCGCAGATTGACACGCGGGGTGCgctgaggagaaaaacctgcgTCAAAGGCTCGCACACACACGGCGCTCGCCTCCTGGCTCGTGCCACTAAAACCAGTCGCGTGTACGGTGTTTTTCCCCGCAAATAGAGAAGATGGTTCAGATGTGGCAGGTTATAAGGGCTgaaacgtttttgttttttttccttttttctttttttctgcgaCTAAAGCAGTGGCTGAGTTTAGACTGACCCGCGCGGTGCTGGCTTCAtcccgaggaggaggaggaggaggagggagggtgatggaggaagggagggagggggagagaaggagggagtggTGTTTTATAATCAAAGCATCGGAGTATTGGACCAGAGAGGCGCAGTTCAGGTTGGAGCAGAGCGGATGGTCCTGCGGTGTGATACCAGGGGACAGTATTAGCTTTGTTGACCCATATGGAGTAAATATAGAATCTAAAATGTTGTAGTTTTAGGATTAACGTTTGTTTATGATTTATTTGAGGTGACAGATAGAGATATACAGCAGTGTTCGTTTATATCAGCAGCATATATTcgattatttttgtatttattcatttattttgtcatCTTTATTCATGGGAgcactcaaactcaaattcacattcCTACATATGCACCAgggctctaccactgagccacataATTCGCACAGTACAGCTCATAGTATTGCTGATTAGACACGTGGCCACTAGATGGAGTCGTGAGCCTCTGCAGTATTTGCACacactgcctgatctgtctgGCTAATTGGATGAGAGACCAGAGCACCACaagggggcagcagtggctctatggtaaactgctgttgtgtcctttggcaagacacttcctccaccttgtctagtatgaatgtggtgtgtgagagaGCATCAGTGTAGACTTTCGAAACCCAATgcgtgattattattattattattattaaacacaaaatgaaatgagatGTTGAATCGGTTTTATTGTGTTGTTTCTACATCCTCATAATGGGCGACCTCCCGTTTCCTCTTTCCACTTTGGGTCTTTCTAaaattagtttttgtttgttttgtgttggcgGAGTAACCTGACCCCTCCATTACAACTGTAACTTGTCCCAAAGGGTCACTTCACCCCATCTAAAAGAGTTAACCCAATCTACCACATagaactccaaatatgaaacctttatttaaccagaacAGTCCCACTGAGACCAGGAATCCAATTTACAAGAGTCCTTCTGACCCtacatgtttttagtggtaGAGGAAGCAGGAGCAGACACtgggagaatatgcaaacttaGCCACGTTCACATGACTGAAAAGACCTCATGCTGAGCCCGGAACTATTCTATCccataatataatgtaatatatcTGTATACATATCTTTGGTAGTGCTACAAAAATGGCCCTAAATGCCACTGCATGTGATCCTGAAGCACTATTCCGGTTTGGTGTGTCCACGTTCAGGCCTCGGACCAGGACAGAACTGGGTCAGTCCTGCTCAATGATGTGTTAAAGCAGAATAAGGCTCAGAGCCAAAAGGAAACAAAAGTCTGACCACTCAAATCTGGAACCAAAAGCATCACGAGGTAATGTACAGTATGGACAcacaggagagggtcagaggagagggtcagaggagcagaaaaggGTGGCagtggagcagagaagagggtcagaggatgcaaaggagagggtcagcaGACTCACTGGACAGCACTTGTTTTGAGTTGTTCCTTACTTTAATAATCACGTTACATTTGACACTTATGATGTACATCTCacaaacacaaatcaaacagTAAATACATGATGAGAACTTTAGCACCAGCATTTGGATCAAGTCCCTCCTGTTTGGATCAagtccctcctgctcctctgcagaACCCACATCCACATGAACTCAAAGCACCTGAAGTCTGAGTCTCTCGAGTTGAGCAGTTCTGACACAAGcattttgacaaataaaaattaattagaattgtattttgttaaaggcccatattactttattttctgatctctgttataatgtagtttcctcatcataaactagggatgcaccgataccgataccatgTGTCACTACTCATGTCAATGGGCCGATACCACCGGAACTGCGCTGCCTCTTATGTGACGTTCACAGCTCAGTGACCATAAAGAAGCACATTAATCTAATCTTTGATCACATGTGACTGTCTAAAGGATTTTATAGTTCACACTGTTAtgatgttagcagttagctcgttagctgGTGGTCTGCAATCACCCAGGTGTTTatctaaataaatcatattGAAATTATACCtaactacagtgatttcagtAGAAATAAAACAGCCTCAAATAatattctaagatgaaaaaggAGGCTATACCATAAAAATCCTAtgaaattaatttgttttaccACAGTAATCGAACACCTGTAAAAATGTCTGTTATCATATATATTTTGGCTGAATTCtttttctctgttccaccttgtgatgtcatcatgtggtagtacaggaagtgctccactgtgtttttaaactccatacaccttcactaaaatcatttggatcatttcagctctcgaattgccaatttctactgaactaaaggtaaaaggagcattttgagctttggagatgtagactaataataaagtgttactcaaacatgtgtgaatgaaacaaaacacaactccatgtctgttttgatgaggtaacagtattataacatggattaaacctcactagagtcagttttgtgtaatataggacccttaAACAAATGCTAAAACTCAGACTTATATGGATGGAACAACTCATTAAACAACTAAGAAACAAATATATCTTCTCAGAAAATACTGTTACTGTTTAAATCAAGATTAATGTTCAGATTTCAGGTCACTTTAATTCATGAGTGTTTTTTGCAGAGAACTAAAGGCATGGCTTAAGCAGCATTCACTTACAAAGAGGTTAAAAaagaactattattattattattattattattattattattatgatctgtataattttataacatttaaagAGTTTTCTGAAGTGTGCGGAGCATTGGAGTCTATAGCCACAATGGTTTATAAAATGTTGGGATTTGCATACTGAGACATAATAAATAGAAGCTAATGTCCACAATacctttatattttattctatgGAGCTACAGTACTTGGAGTTGGAGTATTCTCTTCAGAGTTAAATACATTTAGTAAAGtcaatataaaaatgattattttaaatggaatgctcaaaataaacaaaaacaaaagtacaaaaatgtttataaaatgcaCCATAATTAGATTTAATTAGGTTTTAATCTTATTTAATAATATCCGTGGGCTTCAAGTAATACAAAAGACCATTACTAATGCTATGGTCCATAACAAGAAAAACATCTGACTGAAACCTGTGAATACAACATTTAAGATAGATTCAATTGTTAAACCCAAACATCTGTAGTATTTTAAGATGTTTAagctaaaataatgatctaatGAAGTGAATGTATTTGGCAAAGTCGGCCATCTTTGCCGTAAGTCGGCCATCTTTGCCGTAAGCGTGCAAAACATCCATAGAGATGCATTAGACAAAACTTTATCAAAGTAAGTAACAGTTGCTGGGTGAATACATACAGAATGAGTTCATGTGAACGCTAGCTCCAATAGCACAGATCTTAAAGGAGCTTTACCTGATATTTTTAAGTAATCAGAGTGAGACTGCTGTGTACAGTCTGCTTCTAGTTAAAAAGTTTTTATATTGGCACCAAACCAGGAATTACAGCTGgtgtactgttagcatgctaaacCTTCAAATTTAGTTTAGTGACTCCtgatctggtctctgaaagttgtgaaaagcacttatcaactcattgctgtgaataattaggattttcTGAATGCATCAGGacaatagactgtatgtataaatggacatagctaaccttctagccgccgcattccaaataggaagtgagtctcactctagattggctctttgctatgatactcactccaaatatgaaactggcctccaaattggcccctataactgctagcctcgataagtttcatttgactggagccgaatgctgtgggtgacgtcacactcacttagtccacttctttaaacaggctGTGGTtaggacagtaaaaatcaggtacagcgcctttaaaatctccattggtttaacattaggctaactTAGATTTTGTGAAGTATGACGAAACAATCCTTGTCTATTTAAATGAGTGAAGATGTAAACATGGGTCATATAAAACGTCATTCAGGCTGGCCAGGCTCTTTGGCAGATCTGCAGCGTTACTGAAAACTTAGCACCAGAATCCTCATTATTTAAAACCAGAACAGACACAGAGCCAGACCAGTGTGaattatattataaataaaataaaaaaaaacagcctgaTGCCGTTGCGTGCTGTaaataaagtgtataaatgtcatgatgtcagtttccctgtcctcccgtgctctctccccctcccctacctgtgtgtctggagctgggtggagtgcctgactcctcccgtgcacacctggggtgcatcagcctaatcaccaccacctgctgctgagtacaagaaggcttggcagtctacactcggtgccagaccgtccgcgtgtaaaacgtgaatgtttcttgctaagctttgttatatggtactttcctgcaaatgctcatttggatttatgcaccctccagattcctgcctctactcgcccagctcctgccgccacgttccagtcccggtatcgcttccagctcgtcttgtctcctgctcgtctcgtctcctgctcgtctcgtctccagctcgtctcgtctcctgctcgtctcgtctcctgctcgtctcgtctcctgctcgtctcgtctcctgtccggtcctggtctctggtttgtcacccgctccccgctctggtcttcgtctgctccgcccgccctggtaccgcacctgcttctatccccgtcctggtcctgtcctgcccgcctctacctgcaccgcacccgcctgacccgtctcccgctccccggttcctgtacctgctcttgtgacctgtttaaagactgcattttcaccgctgtaaataaacactgttaaaactgctctggtctgcatcctttggtcctatccgcaccgttacgacaataaATCAGAATTTGCTTTGTTTGAGTTTGTCAATGtggtaacagagcttcagagcTGGACCCAGTTTCAGACCGAGGTACTTCATGATCATGTCACTCTTCAACAGAAGCAGGGCATTTCCATCGATctcctgaaacacaaacatttggcACATTTACTTTTAGGTGGTTCTCAcgttagtggctctgtggagcgccccccagtggctctagatttagttctgtttacttttggTTACATACACcagcatcattcaccccaaacaccagCTGATCAGAGaacttatctccatgacaacaagctTCAAGAGACAGAGCCccgtgaacacacacacatgctcacttcacctgtgtacacacacactttccCTGTACACGGAGGGCTTTCACCTGAGACTATGTGAAGAAGGAGAaaatgacacacagacagacccaggttCAGCTGCGCAGAGACGCAAGTGGAGACTGCCTCGTCGGACTCACACTCTGGAGCGAGTGCCGCTCTGAAACCTCCTGTTTGAAGCTCGGAGCTTTTACTGTGGTCCAGAGCGAGAATGCTGTGTTCACACCGGCCCAAACACCGCTCTCAGAGAGAATGGTCTTTTATGTTGACCTGAGgtagtgtgaaaatgaccttatACTGTTCATTAAACGttctaggactaaactaggactaaaccagtaggATTCACAGAAAAAGGCCCAGAGTGAAGCTTTAGTGAGTTACGTGTTTCCTGAAGAGCTCTGCGTGGGGTCCAAGGGCCTGAGGGTCGGCGTCTCTGATGAACCACACCACGTCGTCCACGCTCCAGGATGACGGCTCACGGCTCAGGGCCCGAGGCTCCTGAGGCTCAGAGGTGCCGCTGTACActcctacaaacacacacacaagtttaatgccactgtgaaacattccaggcaaagcaataatatctccatggaaacaagttgatggcagaccctccactagagaAGTTAAATAGAGCACAGAACATGGTAAGCGTTCTAGggctaaaccacaactaaaccaggaccaaacccggaccaaacaaggactaaaccaggactaaacaaagactaagtTAAGAGTAAGCATTATTCTTGCAGTACACTTCCAGACTCCCTCCCTCGCTCACCGTTCCTATTTCCCTCAGGCTGCCTGCAGGTGCTGATGGAGCTGTTATTAAACTGCTGTGATCTGAAGCCATAGGCCGGTTTAGGGGAGAATGaggagccgatggagccgaaAGCCGAGTCCCCTGGGTCCACAGAGTACCTCTTGCCCTCTGGAGGCTCTGAGCGGTACTCCTCCTGAAGAGGCTCCTCTGCTGTAACAGAGACAGGTCCATTTTAATACaagtgtcattttcaacacaaaacgtGAGGAGGACTTAAGGCTGCAACTATAGAGTATATTAGCAGTCGAATGACAGCTGATTTCAATTAGAAAATATGTCATCATAATAATTGTTGGTACAAACCgcagactgtaaaaagaagtggagtgagtgggtgtgacgtcacccacagtgttcggctccaaatgaagctcatgaaGGCTAACAGGTataggagccaatttggagcagagttcaatatttggaattctaaccacgagtatcatagcaaccaaagagccaatctggagcgaggctgtcgaAGGTACATACCGCTGATTAAGCatggagtgggcgcttagcaatgctgtcattcaaatctgttgctaacgctagcgggagtgacctttggggaaagaaggtgcctgatttgtgtgttattaatgttcatatcttgatttacagacacaatagtgaaataaaaaaaacaggatcatgtagagcgggttaatacgaacattttaagaccaaaatgacgagtctgacagcagcagttacagtgagaggggacacagtttttcaatggaaagtgaattggaaccagagttgatggagctggaagcacacccatgatcccttcctgtttggaatgcagcagctagcaggttagctgtgtccatttatatatacagtcaatggttGTAACTCTtataaatttacattataaaaacaatacaaagctTGAGATCAAACATCTAAAAGTGACTGTTTGATTATTATCGTAGTATCAAAATTGATACCGAAAATCAAAACTTCAGTATCAAAATATAGTTCTGATTTTTTGTAATGTGACAACAGTACAGCAGTGACAAAGGAAAAACTACCGGTAACTCTAAAAGTCAGGTACCACCTGAGTGAGGGAGGCTTTGATTAAACAGACAGATACTGTCTGAGTATTGATTAAAGGTGTTGTATATTACACAAGatggacttttgtgagctttaagccatgttataatgcttttacgtcctcaaaaacatacctggagttgtgtttcattcacatatgtttgagtgacactattattagtctgtctacaacacaaaagctcaaaatgcttcattccaccttgtgatgtcataaagtagaagttttaaagttaacagctccttttagctttagttcagtagagattggcaattccaggtctgaaatcatccaaatgattctagtgaagatgtgtggagtttaaaaacacagtggagcacttcctgtattatcacatgatgacatcacgaggtggaacagagagttttcagtttgagagaagaactgcctaaatatgcagggtttgtgagttaaacatgtgtgaatgaaccaaaacacaactccaagtctgtttgtgatgaggaaaccacaTTAGAACAAAGAGGAAAGAtagtcatatgggccctttaaataaacgATTACAGGAGTACCATCTGAGTATTGATTACATAACCTAATAGCAGAGTACCGTCTGAGTATGCGGCGCCACTGTGCTGACCGATGGGCGTGTCACTGAACAGGTTTTCACAGTGCAGGCTCCGGCAGAGTTTCTTGAGGAAGCGCAGCACGTAGTCGATGCTGTTGACCACAGGGAGGCTGAGCAGGTGCTGTTTCCCATCGAACGTTGCTTTAAAAGAACAACAGGGACAATCAGACCCTTAAACTCTCAAATCACATCTGACAACACTGGAACCAAGGCTAGAGTGCTAGGCATGTGAAGatacaaaatatgtaaatacaagctcatccaagccgcttcttcagttctggtcagattcctgctgaacactgccttatatctgtctagctacactgaagctaactcacctgtttgttaacagtttctgtttgttagctagcaACCTTAAGTGTAAACTGAtgaatagatataaggcagtgtccaccagtgatctgaccagaccttcactctaaaacttttggcccagttacagatttgaatttttctttcactatggatcatacctggacgactgaaggatacacacacaatagaaacaaaaacaaacttttcccagtagtgcaaggAAAAAGTCCATGCAATAAATACTGATCCTAAAAATGGTTCTCATCATGATAGGCCTAACAGCAGGAGAGCAAATTCAACATGAGGGAAAAGACGTAAAACCACGTTCACCAACCAGAGGTTAGAGGATCGATTCCCGCTCAGACTAGGTTCTGTCGTtgtgcctagtatgaatgtggtgcatGAGCGAGTATTGGTGGTGATCGGAGCCACAGACAGACAGCCTTGCTTTTGTCAATCTGGCTTCAGTAGCTGTTTGGATCCTTGTTAATCTGCTATAGTActgtaattaataataattaataattaattcattcatttgtccACTCTGCCTGTATTTTATGTGGTCCACTTTGCCTGTATGTTATGTGGCACATTTGTCCACTTTGTCCGTATGTTATGTGGTCCACTTTGTCCGTATGTTATGCGCTCCACTTTGTCCGTATGTTATGCGCTCCACTTTGTCCGTATGTTATGTGGAGAGTGGTTGTTGGGAGTCTGTCTGAGGACTAAAAGAGGCTATATCTAAACTTTTACGTATTCTTGtcttttcattttatgttttgttcattcattttatctgaAATGGTGCTTGTTGCGTTCCTGGTGCATACCTGATATCTTTTCTCCTCCGTAGCCCTGTGTGAGGAGGGTGAAGACGTTCTTCTGTTGGAAGGCGCTGTCGATGCAGCCCTGTACGGCCTGCTGCAGGACCACAGAGGGCCGATCCGGGCCAAAGTGCTCCGGGAGCAGGCGGATCTTCTTGCGGTCCAGGTTTGGCCCAGTGTTGGCCTGTTTATTGATGTAGATGCAAACTGCAGAGACACGAAGAGACATTATGAGACATAACAATAGTAGTTGTGTCTGTGCAGTGTCTGTGAGGGGAGGTGtattgttacatttactcaaattTCCCTGGGACAGTAAAGTagcctatatatatatgtgtgtgttcaaCTTGATCCAGCCCTATGTTTGGTTCAGTTccagccatagactgtatatataaagggacatagctaacctgctagccactgtgttccaaacagtgatcatgggcgcgcttccagctccatcagctccaattcactttaccctgtaaaactgtggtccctctctctgtaacgctatcagcctcatcattttggttcatattaacctgctctacatgatcctggggtttttattttactattttgtccttaaatgaagatatgaaaattaaaaacaaacaactcaagcgccttctttccctgaggtcgctcccactagtgttagcaacaggtttgactgacagcattgctaaatacccgctccctgctaaccCAGCAGCGTGGGTgggaagggggcgttaccttcaacagcctcgctctgaatgggccctttggttgctatgatactcgcggtcagcattccaaatatggaactcagctccaaattggccccccCACAGCGGTCGGCTGTGGGGGGGCCACTTAGtccttctttatacagtttgtggttCCAGCTCTGACTAGGGCATAATTCCCTTTGTTTAAACGTGGTGTGTCGATGGCCGGTGGTCATCAGATGCAGTAGGAAAAAAATGGCAGCTGTACTTCCATCTGTCAGCTCCAGGACAGCTGTggatacagtacagtactataaCCACCAGAGTTAGAGGTGAGCCAAGTACAAGTTTTTAGTGGTAGAAGAAACCGAAACACCAGGGGCTCAAACCCAAGACCTCGTTGCTGTGGGGCTGGAGCACTAACCACTGTGCCACTTCTTACTAAAATACTTGttcactaaaataattgttcacttgacagatttatgttttttgtctctttgtgtctctctgtgtgtccatcTCTGACCTGTGAGGACCTGCGGCGTAGCAGAGTGGGGGACAGTGGCAGCGTCCTGGGGGATGGAGCTCATGTCCGGCTCTGGAGTGCTGCTTGGAGGAGAGATCGCCAAAGGAGTCATCACCATCCTCGGCTTCAGCTGAAACAACAGGGACAGTAAACAGACACATTCAATAAGATGGACTCACAGGGATTTACACAGCAGGATCTGAGGTGTGTTCACACACAACCAAACACGTTTGCATCAGAATTAAACCAACGCAAACCAAGATCACGTAAGTGTGAATCCTTAGAAAGAACTTCAGATGAAAGCTACTGTATGTGGAGGCTTCTCATAACATAGAAAACACCCTGTATCTCGCCtgttttcttcataaaaaaaacTTGACACTCCCTCCATACTGATGTTCATGTGTCAATATTTACTCTTTCACCCCTTCAAATCCGTGAAAACTAAGACAGAGACAATGTGCTCAGCCCTGATACATAAAATACTAACTACTGACCCCTAACCTATAACCAatgaccctgaccctaaccctgaccaTAACCTTACCCCTGACTCcaaacctaaaccctaaccctaactaaactacagggttactAGTTTTTATGCGGAATAAGACCCCAACAACcccacaggaagggcatctgacacacagatgagaagaggagcgaggaggagaccTGACAGAGTTTCATGTTCTTTATTTACAGCTGAGCGTTCCAGTTTCAGACAGCGCAGTGCTTCAGTGCAGCTGCAGCAGATGTTAAGTCTCTCTGTTTTACACTGGGGTCCCACAAAACCTGAAGGGCACAGAGCCTCAAAGTctgctgcatttttaaacaagagagCAAGAGGTGGACCAGGGCTaaaaaaggactgaaccaagtctaaacccaggactaaaactagactaaaccaggactgaaccaggactaaaacatgactacacaatgtctaaaccaggactaaaccaagactgaaccaggacttaaccaggactgaatgaggactgaacc from Periophthalmus magnuspinnatus isolate fPerMag1 chromosome 22, fPerMag1.2.pri, whole genome shotgun sequence includes these protein-coding regions:
- the LOC117390418 gene encoding sex comb on midleg-like protein 4 isoform X2, translated to MSVPASAQKDNSDMQAAVAPSSFIPAPTGKIPGRKRGRPPLLRNLVKMDFANRYPDSLPPIKVPKKRGRKPGFKLKPRMVMTPLAISPPSSTPEPDMSSIPQDAATVPHSATPQVLTVCIYINKQANTGPNLDRKKIRLLPEHFGPDRPSVVLQQAVQGCIDSAFQQKNVFTLLTQGYGGEKISATFDGKQHLLSLPVVNSIDYVLRFLKKLCRSLHCENLFSDTPIGQHSGAAYSDAEEPLQEEYRSEPPEGKRYSVDPGDSAFGSIGSSFSPKPAYGFRSQQFNNSSISTCRQPEGNRNGVYSGTSEPQEPRALSREPSSWSVDDVVWFIRDADPQALGPHAELFRKHEIDGNALLLLKSDMIMKYLGLKLGPALKLCYHIDKLKQSKF
- the LOC117390418 gene encoding sex comb on midleg-like protein 4 isoform X1; translated protein: MSVPASAQKDNSDMQAAVAPSSFIPAPTGKIPGRKRGRPPLLRNLVKMDFANRYPDSLPPIKVPKKRGRKPGFKLKPRMVMTPLAISPPSSTPEPDMSSIPQDAATVPHSATPQVLTVCIYINKQANTGPNLDRKKIRLLPEHFGPDRPSVVLQQAVQGCIDSAFQQKNVFTLLTQGYGGEKISATFDGKQHLLSLPVVNSIDYVLRFLKKLCRSLHCENLFSDTPIGQHSGAAYSDGTLLLAEEPLQEEYRSEPPEGKRYSVDPGDSAFGSIGSSFSPKPAYGFRSQQFNNSSISTCRQPEGNRNGVYSGTSEPQEPRALSREPSSWSVDDVVWFIRDADPQALGPHAELFRKHEIDGNALLLLKSDMIMKYLGLKLGPALKLCYHIDKLKQSKF